A window of the Cellvibrio sp. pealriver genome harbors these coding sequences:
- a CDS encoding redoxin family protein, whose translation MLFHQSAKIALASLVFAFASTCAVADPVVNKAAPDFSGKAADGTTINLADLKGKTVVLEWTNHECPYVVKHYDKSGNIPTMQKSATANGDIVWLQVISSAPGKQGNVDGATAISLNEKRGAKPTNTILDAEGTIGKLYGAQTSPHFFIINAEGTLVYKGGVDSIKTADPADIPKAIPYVKQALEALSAGEPIKHATTAPYGCSIKYAS comes from the coding sequence GCCAGTCTTGTGTTTGCTTTCGCGTCCACATGTGCTGTGGCTGATCCTGTTGTTAATAAAGCTGCTCCGGATTTTTCAGGAAAAGCAGCCGACGGAACCACTATCAATCTCGCTGATTTAAAAGGCAAAACAGTGGTGTTGGAATGGACTAATCATGAATGCCCTTATGTTGTTAAGCACTACGACAAAAGTGGAAATATTCCCACCATGCAAAAATCAGCAACCGCCAATGGCGATATTGTATGGCTACAAGTAATTTCATCCGCTCCCGGTAAACAGGGCAATGTAGATGGCGCAACAGCAATAAGTTTGAATGAGAAGCGTGGCGCAAAACCAACCAATACCATCCTTGACGCTGAGGGTACTATTGGTAAATTGTACGGTGCCCAAACCAGCCCGCACTTTTTTATTATCAATGCTGAAGGTACTCTGGTTTACAAAGGCGGTGTAGATAGTATTAAAACCGCTGATCCAGCCGATATTCCCAAAGCAATTCCCTATGTAAAACAAGCCTTGGAAGCGCTTAGTGCAGGTGAGCCTATCAAACATGCCACCACCGCTCCTTACGGTTGCAGCATTAAATATGCAAGCTAA
- a CDS encoding NnrS family protein, protein MSVIATGTERKIVIKTLFAYPFRLFFLLVGLYGFAIVLAWVAFLFGGLGLPVGWSPLHWHSHEMLFGFTTAAIAGFILTAICNWTGAPPVQGKMLLLLVVAWVSGRIAMWLSSYLPLPLVAVLDMLFLLALAALVLQILIRHGNRRNVPLGGMILLLAVANLLMHIGFNTGVTAWLQHGQMLAMGLLTLMMVVIGGRIIPLFTGNWFRNHGVPVTVIVRPVLDRAAIVITVLLIPVEWIAASWLTGILALVAAALNGWRLCGWKGWHTWREPLVWVLHLGYTWIVVALLLKGLSAFEWVVPASWQHALGAGAMGTLILGVMTRVALGHTGRTLTLPELGWLIYAGITLAAVFRVGAALGCFDYQLGVMIAAAGWCFAFSLFVILYWPILSRPRVDGRPG, encoded by the coding sequence ATGTCAGTTATTGCCACAGGTACTGAGAGAAAAATCGTGATCAAAACATTATTTGCTTATCCGTTCCGACTATTTTTTTTACTGGTTGGGCTTTATGGTTTTGCTATTGTGCTTGCTTGGGTGGCATTCCTATTCGGAGGCTTGGGCCTGCCCGTGGGCTGGTCGCCACTGCATTGGCATAGCCATGAGATGCTTTTTGGGTTTACAACCGCCGCAATTGCGGGATTCATTCTCACCGCTATTTGCAATTGGACAGGTGCACCGCCAGTGCAGGGCAAGATGTTGTTGCTGTTGGTTGTTGCTTGGGTATCCGGGCGGATCGCGATGTGGTTGTCCAGTTATTTACCGCTGCCTTTGGTCGCCGTTTTGGACATGCTGTTTTTATTGGCCTTGGCCGCGCTGGTGTTGCAGATATTGATCCGCCATGGCAATCGCCGCAATGTGCCGTTGGGCGGGATGATTTTATTGCTTGCGGTGGCCAATCTGCTCATGCATATCGGATTTAACACGGGTGTGACAGCTTGGCTACAGCATGGCCAAATGCTGGCGATGGGATTGCTCACGTTAATGATGGTAGTGATCGGTGGTCGTATTATTCCGCTGTTTACCGGCAATTGGTTTCGCAATCATGGAGTGCCCGTAACCGTTATTGTGCGTCCGGTGTTGGATCGCGCGGCTATTGTGATAACAGTATTGTTGATTCCGGTGGAATGGATTGCTGCCTCATGGTTAACCGGCATATTGGCACTGGTGGCGGCAGCGCTCAACGGATGGCGTTTGTGTGGTTGGAAAGGGTGGCATACCTGGCGTGAGCCCTTGGTATGGGTGCTACACCTTGGCTACACCTGGATCGTAGTTGCGCTCTTGCTTAAAGGGTTAAGCGCATTTGAGTGGGTTGTTCCGGCGAGTTGGCAACATGCACTTGGGGCCGGTGCGATGGGAACATTAATTTTGGGCGTAATGACCCGTGTTGCCCTTGGGCACACTGGTCGCACCCTTACACTGCCCGAATTAGGATGGCTAATATACGCTGGTATTACCCTTGCGGCTGTGTTCCGTGTTGGCGCTGCGCTGGGGTGTTTTGATTATCAATTAGGTGTGATGATCGCAGCAGCTGGTTGGTGTTTTGCATTCAGTTTATTTGTGATCCTCTACTGGCCTATTTTAAGTCGCCCGAGAGTAGATGGCCGTCCGGGTTAA
- a CDS encoding Rrf2 family transcriptional regulator has translation MRITSYTDYSLRALIYVALKGEEISTIREIAERYNISKSHLMKVVQELNSKGYLQAVRGKNGGLRLNGQPKDINLGKLVRDIEEDFALVECFNGDGCNLSPACRLKGILHKALDAFFVVLDDYTLADLLPASSRRELIRILDIAL, from the coding sequence ATGCGCATTACCAGTTATACCGACTATTCATTGCGCGCACTGATTTACGTTGCGCTTAAAGGTGAAGAAATTTCTACAATCCGCGAAATCGCGGAGCGCTACAACATTTCAAAAAGCCATTTAATGAAAGTGGTACAAGAGCTGAACAGTAAAGGTTATTTGCAAGCGGTACGTGGTAAAAATGGCGGTCTGCGTTTAAATGGTCAGCCTAAAGATATTAATCTTGGTAAATTGGTGCGCGATATTGAAGAAGATTTTGCATTGGTGGAATGCTTTAATGGCGATGGATGTAATCTATCGCCCGCGTGTCGATTAAAAGGAATATTGCATAAAGCATTGGATGCATTTTTTGTAGTGCTTGATGACTATACTCTGGCCGATTTACTGCCTGCATCGTCCCGTCGTGAGTTGATCCGTATTTTGGATATTGCGCTGTAG
- the azu gene encoding azurin yields the protein MKSKSLLVFLLSTIASGAMANECSVAITSTDAMQYDTKAITVNASCKEFTVTLTHAGKLPKNVMGHNWVLSKTDDKQAIASEGMAAGLDNNYLKPGDARVIASTPLIGGGETTSVIFPVSKLSAGVPYTFFCSYPGHNAIMQGSLTLQ from the coding sequence ATGAAATCAAAATCGCTCTTAGTATTTTTACTTTCCACGATTGCCAGTGGAGCAATGGCAAATGAATGCAGCGTGGCCATCACCTCAACAGATGCAATGCAATATGACACTAAAGCAATCACAGTGAATGCAAGCTGCAAAGAATTTACCGTCACCTTAACTCACGCAGGTAAATTGCCTAAAAATGTGATGGGACATAATTGGGTTTTGAGCAAAACCGACGATAAACAAGCGATCGCTTCCGAAGGTATGGCCGCAGGACTGGATAACAACTATTTAAAACCAGGAGATGCACGGGTAATTGCATCAACTCCGCTGATTGGTGGAGGAGAAACAACATCAGTGATCTTTCCCGTCAGTAAACTCAGTGCAGGCGTACCCTATACTTTCTTTTGCTCTTACCCCGGCCATAACGCCATCATGCAAGGCAGCCTGACGTTACAGTAA